The genomic segment GGTTCTACTCACTGCTGGTTTACAGCTAAGCTCAGTTTAAATGATCCGCTGCCATGAGTAAGTTGCATAAGTAGAGCCGCGTCAGTTTTCTCAGGCTTCAATTTCTTCCAGAGTACTTCGCACACTTTTAATTGAATCAATAATCTGGTTGATGGTACCTTCGAGAATGCTGGCGGTTATATTATCCAGATAAAGGACTTTCATTAAAATGTATGCCTGAGTTTGTGATTCATAGCAACACACGATCTCAGAGGTCCCAAAAAGAAAAGTATTCGCGGCAATAAGAACCAAAGATTTTTGATTGGCTTCTTCAAGTGTCACATTGGCCAATACGCCGTACATGAAGATTTTTTCATCACTATCAGCGATAAGGGTAATATCATATTCCTCATCGATCATAAGCGAACAAATACCATGTTCATTAAATTCCATATCTGGCACACCCTGAGAAATGCCAAACTCTTTTAAGATCAAATTTGCCCGTGATGACATCAAACTACTCCTTATAATCTGCGCAATTATTTATGAATTTTGAGTCCGCTCCTACATAGACAAGGCGAGTATAAAACTCCTTCTCTGTATGTGGGAAGTGTAATGTCGTGCCATCTATGGGCTTAAAATGACATCATGTGGTCTCATTTTGGATCTTGTCCGCGCACGTATTTTTTTATAACGTAGAATCTGGTTGAGTAATTACAGGGCATAATATTTGAAACAGTCTTAAACGATCATTACTAAAATTTTTCCGGTAGCTTTTTATTAATCTTTATTAACTTTCCATTTTCCATTTCAATGAATCCACCAATCTTCAATTGTGCAAGAATTTTAAGTATCATACTTCGTGATAGCCTTGAGAAAGTTTGCATATATTTTACAACGGTGTATCTTTCTTTTATTGCATAAGATGTTTCCAGTTCCATATAAATAAGGTAGCTGCGAATTATCTCATATGCTGATTGCAATCCTGAGGTTGACGCTCGAACCGCCAGCGTTGCCAGCGCAGGGAGCATGATTTGGACCACGTCGCTCCACATGTTGTTATCATCTACCGCTTTCCTGAAGACATCAATTTCAACAGAATCCAGCAGGCAGGGGGCTACTGACTCGAAATCACAGATCAGCCCTGTCTGGCCTAGCTGCCCCAGTCCAAGAATATATGGGCTCGTGGTAATCCCCAGGTTTTGTTTTTTTTCACCTTCGCCAACCGAACCTATCATTGCGCCATCAAGTAAAAAGTAAATTCTTTCCTGCATAGAATCGTTCTTTTCCTTGATGTTTAATACTTTCCCCGACTCAAGCAAAAATGGTCGTGAAACAGGAAATAGTGCGAGCAATTTTTCTATACGATCGGTCTGTTTATTTATTTCATGAAGATTCATAATATCAACCCGTGTTAAAGTGTGCTCAGGAAAGATCCAATAAAGAGATAATACTACCAGACATTTCGTTTAAAAATGATGGCAATCGGCCCATTATTACACTCCCGATGAGTATAATTAGATTTATTTATTCTATGATTGATTTGCCAAAATTTATTTATTTTAGTGATGTATTCATGTTTTTCCCTTCATCATTTTGTTCTTCCTTTTCGCGATATTTGTTTCTGATGCTGGTCAGATGGAGTAATGACTTACTTAGTGTCGCAATGAATTCTAATTTTTCTGTCGCTATTTGCTTACTGTTGTCCTGCTCTTCAGCTAATTTTTTTAAGAGCGTATCTGTTGGCAGTTTCGTACACTCTTCAAAACTTATGTTCAGTATGTTGGCAATACTTTCGTTAATTTTAGGCGCTATTCTTACTCTGAGCTTTTTTTTCTCGGTAATGTTTAAGTCGCTTTTGTCCAGCCCTCTCAATATCTGAGATATCTTTTCTATTTTGAACTGTAACGCTAAAATATCAGAATTGTACTGTTCTATTTTTTTGCATTGAATCTTTTGCTCTTCGCTGCTCATAATGACGATACTCCGGTTATAAATGATAAAAGGAAAAAAAGATTCTCATAAATTTATTAATTGAGTGCATTTCAGTCAGTCGCCACCTTTGTCATGCAATGGGTGTTATAACCTAAACGAGTTAATACGAGAAGCCCATTTTTAGACAGCAGGTATTTTCTTAACAAGTTGTTATCATCCCTTTGCCGTTTATCCAGTTGTGATAACAGCACTTTTTCAAAAAATATAGTCCGTATCGACACCTCTATCTAACCTGAAACAGAATCAGGGTTGCGTTAACACAAATGTGTATTAAGGTTATTTGATGATGCGTTTAATTATAGTTATTTTATATATTTATTGAGGTGTTAAGCGGGCCCGAACGCAGACTTAATAATAATTTTTTTATAATAATTTCCGAATAATAACCGGGTGAATTTGGTCAGCTTTTCGCAGTTATAAGGCTAAACCTGGCCAATGCCATGCTCGGGAATCGGAAAACAGGAAGAGAGTTCCCCTTGCATGCAAGGGGAAGAGGGCGCTAACCGAACGGTGAAGAATCAGTTAGCGATAAAGCGCTTCTCGTCGGTGAGTACCTGCAAAAGCAGGCTTAACTGCGGTTTCTGATCTTTCATCTTCTCGCCCTGCAGGTCATACGTCTGGTAATTGCCATTGCTGTTCAGTACCAGCGTTTGCTCAGGGGTCGTGACCACCAGCGTGTTCGCACTGGCAGCGGTCACCCAGTTATTACGCCGCGTGGCGCTGAACAGATCCTGCCCTTGCGAGTACTCGTTTGCAGGCGTACTGACGTGCAGCAGTCGCTGCATCAGGGTGGTCATTACATCTTTATGTTCCGTTAGCATGCTGATGCGCTGCGCCGGGGTGCCAGGCCAGTGGATAACCAGTGGGACATGCAGATTTGGCCGAGACCACTCCATGCTCCTGGTCTCATCTCCCAGCGGTACTCCATGACCGGCGGTAATAATCACCACGGTGTTATCGAACCTGCCGGATGACCGCAGCGCGTCCAGCACGCGGCCAATTTGTACATCTACGGCTCCTGTCGCGCGACTGTAGCGGCGGGCAAAGCTTTTTTGATGGCTGTCATCAAGGTTGGTGCCGTTTAAAGCCACCCAGGAGAACCAGCGATTGTCTTCCTGCGCGTAGCGCTGAAGCCAGTTGATCCACTGATTAGCGGTCTGCTCATCCGACTGGCTTTGCGGCGTCGGCAGGGAGAAATCGGACAGCAGCGCCTGGCGGTATAAGGGGCTGTTAAAACCATCCGAGGAGAACAAGCCTAGCTGATAGCCCTGTTGATTAAGCCCGGTAATCAGCGCCGCTGGCGTGCGTGAAGAGAGCACGCCATCCATGTATCCCGCTGAGATGCCGTAGAACAAGCCAAAAATACCGGCGTCGGTTGAGTTACCGGAACTCATATGCTGCGTGAACGACACGTTCTGACGGGCAAATTCAGCCAGCACAGGCATCTGTTTTTCGTAACGCGAATAGTTGAGGCCATCGACGGTGACAAGCAGCACGTTTTGTCCGCGGCCCATATCCCGGTAGCGTAAATCGCTCAGAGGATACTGCACGGAGACCGCTTCCGGATTACCTTGCTCCACCAGACGACGCTGATACTCCTGGGCATCAAGCAGGCCGTGTTTCTCAAGGAAACGGCGTGCCGTCATTGGGTATGAGAGCGGCAGGTTAGCGCGCTGCATGGTAATAGGACGATAGAAGTTCGCATCTGCCCAGATGTACATAATGTGCGAACTGATAAACGAGACGAAAAAAAGCGCGGCAACAGGCTTTGCGTAATGGCGTCGCCGGGTCAGGCTGCGGAGTTTTTGCCAGCTCCATGTGGCAAACAGCATCTGGATCAGAAGAATTATTGGAACGCTGATAAACATCAACTGCCAGTCACGGGCCGTTTCATTCTGATCGGGGTTAATCACCAGTTCCCAGACGACAGGGTTGAGATGCAGGTGGAAGCGGGTAAACACTTCGCTGTCGATAAGCAATAGCGTCATGCCCGCTGTGGCAAGGATCGCGGACAAGAAGCGCATTAGCCGCTGCGACATGACGATAAACGTCAGGGGAAACAGGATAAGCAGATAGGTGGCGAACACCAGAAAGCTAAAGTGGCCAACAACGCTTATCCAGGAGTAAATTCGCCCGGTTAGCGTTGTCGGCCAGTCAGCGACAAACAGATAACGACAGCCAATAAGCGTCGCCAACAGAATGTTGAACAGGGCAAACCAGTGTCCCCAACTGACCATCTGGGAGACTTTTTCACGGTAGCGCTGACGATTCGTCACCATAAACTGTTATTCGTATCCCTTAATGGGCCTGGTCGTCGCTAACGGAGGACTGCAAAGCCTGGGCGAAAGAGTTGGCGATCGCCTGACGTTGAGCCGGAGCAACGCTGGTATTGATAAGGTTGGTGACCATGTTTCCCAACACCATCAGGGAAAGATCGGTCGGCGTTTTGTG from the unidentified bacterial endosymbiont genome contains:
- a CDS encoding CesT family type III secretion system chaperone; amino-acid sequence: MSSRANLILKEFGISQGVPDMEFNEHGICSLMIDEEYDITLIADSDEKIFMYGVLANVTLEEANQKSLVLIAANTFLFGTSEIVCCYESQTQAYILMKVLYLDNITASILEGTINQIIDSIKSVRSTLEEIEA
- a CDS encoding helix-turn-helix domain-containing protein produces the protein MNLHEINKQTDRIEKLLALFPVSRPFLLESGKVLNIKEKNDSMQERIYFLLDGAMIGSVGEGEKKQNLGITTSPYILGLGQLGQTGLICDFESVAPCLLDSVEIDVFRKAVDDNNMWSDVVQIMLPALATLAVRASTSGLQSAYEIIRSYLIYMELETSYAIKERYTVVKYMQTFSRLSRSMILKILAQLKIGGFIEMENGKLIKINKKLPEKF
- the yejM gene encoding LPS biosynthesis-modulating metalloenzyme YejM, translating into MVTNRQRYREKVSQMVSWGHWFALFNILLATLIGCRYLFVADWPTTLTGRIYSWISVVGHFSFLVFATYLLILFPLTFIVMSQRLMRFLSAILATAGMTLLLIDSEVFTRFHLHLNPVVWELVINPDQNETARDWQLMFISVPIILLIQMLFATWSWQKLRSLTRRRHYAKPVAALFFVSFISSHIMYIWADANFYRPITMQRANLPLSYPMTARRFLEKHGLLDAQEYQRRLVEQGNPEAVSVQYPLSDLRYRDMGRGQNVLLVTVDGLNYSRYEKQMPVLAEFARQNVSFTQHMSSGNSTDAGIFGLFYGISAGYMDGVLSSRTPAALITGLNQQGYQLGLFSSDGFNSPLYRQALLSDFSLPTPQSQSDEQTANQWINWLQRYAQEDNRWFSWVALNGTNLDDSHQKSFARRYSRATGAVDVQIGRVLDALRSSGRFDNTVVIITAGHGVPLGDETRSMEWSRPNLHVPLVIHWPGTPAQRISMLTEHKDVMTTLMQRLLHVSTPANEYSQGQDLFSATRRNNWVTAASANTLVVTTPEQTLVLNSNGNYQTYDLQGEKMKDQKPQLSLLLQVLTDEKRFIAN
- a CDS encoding YejL family protein; amino-acid sequence: MPQHSRYSDEHVEQLLGELVNVLEKHKTPTDLSLMVLGNMVTNLINTSVAPAQRQAIANSFAQALQSSVSDDQAH